One Punica granatum isolate Tunisia-2019 chromosome 3, ASM765513v2, whole genome shotgun sequence genomic window carries:
- the LOC116201178 gene encoding probable UDP-3-O-acyl-N-acetylglucosamine deacetylase 2, mitochondrial isoform X3, with product MASIASKFRSSALISWKSTGKLQQTLAGCIERTGVALHSGKVSTVKIWPHFAGEGRWFDFRSNLIPASIDFVEQSPLCTTLLKDGLRIRTVEHLLSALEASGVDNCRIEIDNLDGEDKDVEVPIFDGSAREWVEAIEKVGLEIAKDSRGNDCEKIAPYLNEPVHFWHIDSFVVAFPSPKVHVTFGIDFPQVPAVGCQWFSSSLSDDSVYKRQIAPARTFCIYEEVCCFILFYSCHWEFHSASLWRKCEMLD from the exons ATGGCCTCCATTGCCTCCAAGTTCAGGTCCTCCGCTCTCATCTCATGGAAATCG acggggaAGTTGCAGCAAACCCTGGCCGGTTGCATTGAGAGGACCGGCGTCGCCCTTCACTCGGGAAAGGTCTCCACGGTGAAGATATGGCCACACTTCGCCGGTGAGGGGCGGTGGTTCGACTTCCGCTCCAACCTGATACCTGCGTCCATCGATTTCGTGGAGCAATCGCCTCTTTGCACCACGCTCTTGAAGGACGGGCTCAGAATACGCACTGTCGAGCATCTGCTATCAGCTCTCGAAGCCTCTGGGGTCGATAACTGCAGGATCGAGATTGATAATTTGGACGGTGAAGATAAGGATGTCGAG GTCCCAATTTTTGACGGCTCGGCAAGGGAATGGGTGGAAGCGATTGAGAAAGTTGGTCTGGAGATAGCGAAAGATAGTCGTGGAaatgattgtgaaaaaatagCTCCATATTTGAATGAACCTGTGCATTTCTGGCATATTGATTCTTTTGTGGTCGCATTTCCATCACCTAAAGTTCACGTCACTTTTGGAATTGATTTTCCTCAG GTGCCTGCTGTTGGTTGCCAGTGGTTTTCCTCATCCCTTAGTGATGACTCTGTGTACAAGAGGCAAATTGCTCCTGCACGTACTTTTTGCATTTACGAGGAGGTCTGCtgtttcatattattttacaGTTGTCACTGGGAATTTCACTCTGCCTCACT GTGGAGAAAATGCGAAATGCTGGACTGA
- the LOC116201178 gene encoding probable UDP-3-O-acyl-N-acetylglucosamine deacetylase 2, mitochondrial isoform X2, which yields MASIASKFRSSALISWKSTGKLQQTLAGCIERTGVALHSGKVSTVKIWPHFAGEGRWFDFRSNLIPASIDFVEQSPLCTTLLKDGLRIRTVEHLLSALEASGVDNCRIEIDNLDGEDKDVEVPIFDGSAREWVEAIEKVGLEIAKDSRGNDCEKIAPYLNEPVHFWHIDSFVVAFPSPKVHVTFGIDFPQVPAVGCQWFSSSLSDDSVYKRQIAPARTFCIYEEVCCFILFYSCHWEFHSASLRRKSENRGQHNKFMELSVHYSIQCLLQLLSNS from the exons ATGGCCTCCATTGCCTCCAAGTTCAGGTCCTCCGCTCTCATCTCATGGAAATCG acggggaAGTTGCAGCAAACCCTGGCCGGTTGCATTGAGAGGACCGGCGTCGCCCTTCACTCGGGAAAGGTCTCCACGGTGAAGATATGGCCACACTTCGCCGGTGAGGGGCGGTGGTTCGACTTCCGCTCCAACCTGATACCTGCGTCCATCGATTTCGTGGAGCAATCGCCTCTTTGCACCACGCTCTTGAAGGACGGGCTCAGAATACGCACTGTCGAGCATCTGCTATCAGCTCTCGAAGCCTCTGGGGTCGATAACTGCAGGATCGAGATTGATAATTTGGACGGTGAAGATAAGGATGTCGAG GTCCCAATTTTTGACGGCTCGGCAAGGGAATGGGTGGAAGCGATTGAGAAAGTTGGTCTGGAGATAGCGAAAGATAGTCGTGGAaatgattgtgaaaaaatagCTCCATATTTGAATGAACCTGTGCATTTCTGGCATATTGATTCTTTTGTGGTCGCATTTCCATCACCTAAAGTTCACGTCACTTTTGGAATTGATTTTCCTCAG GTGCCTGCTGTTGGTTGCCAGTGGTTTTCCTCATCCCTTAGTGATGACTCTGTGTACAAGAGGCAAATTGCTCCTGCACGTACTTTTTGCATTTACGAGGAGGTCTGCtgtttcatattattttacaGTTGTCACTGGGAATTTCACTCTGCCTCACT aaGAAGGAAATCTGAAAACCGTGGACAGCATAACAAATTCATGGAGCTATCGGTCCACTACTCAATTCAGTGTTTGCTCCAATTGTTATCAAACTCTTAG
- the LOC116201178 gene encoding probable UDP-3-O-acyl-N-acetylglucosamine deacetylase 2, mitochondrial isoform X1 yields MASIASKFRSSALISWKSTGKLQQTLAGCIERTGVALHSGKVSTVKIWPHFAGEGRWFDFRSNLIPASIDFVEQSPLCTTLLKDGLRIRTVEHLLSALEASGVDNCRIEIDNLDGEDKDVEVPIFDGSAREWVEAIEKVGLEIAKDSRGNDCEKIAPYLNEPVHFWHIDSFVVAFPSPKVHVTFGIDFPQVPAVGCQWFSSSLSDDSVYKRQIAPARTFCIYEEVEKMRNAGLIKGGSLENALVCSMGKGWLNPPLRFNDEPARHKALDLIGDLSVFARSGSQGLPVAHIVAYKSGHALHADFVRQISS; encoded by the exons ATGGCCTCCATTGCCTCCAAGTTCAGGTCCTCCGCTCTCATCTCATGGAAATCG acggggaAGTTGCAGCAAACCCTGGCCGGTTGCATTGAGAGGACCGGCGTCGCCCTTCACTCGGGAAAGGTCTCCACGGTGAAGATATGGCCACACTTCGCCGGTGAGGGGCGGTGGTTCGACTTCCGCTCCAACCTGATACCTGCGTCCATCGATTTCGTGGAGCAATCGCCTCTTTGCACCACGCTCTTGAAGGACGGGCTCAGAATACGCACTGTCGAGCATCTGCTATCAGCTCTCGAAGCCTCTGGGGTCGATAACTGCAGGATCGAGATTGATAATTTGGACGGTGAAGATAAGGATGTCGAG GTCCCAATTTTTGACGGCTCGGCAAGGGAATGGGTGGAAGCGATTGAGAAAGTTGGTCTGGAGATAGCGAAAGATAGTCGTGGAaatgattgtgaaaaaatagCTCCATATTTGAATGAACCTGTGCATTTCTGGCATATTGATTCTTTTGTGGTCGCATTTCCATCACCTAAAGTTCACGTCACTTTTGGAATTGATTTTCCTCAG GTGCCTGCTGTTGGTTGCCAGTGGTTTTCCTCATCCCTTAGTGATGACTCTGTGTACAAGAGGCAAATTGCTCCTGCACGTACTTTTTGCATTTACGAGGAG GTGGAGAAAATGCGAAATGCTGGACTGATAAAAGGTGGTTCTTTAGAGAATGCCTTAGTTTGCAG TATGGGCAAAGGTTGGTTGAATCCACCACTGCGATTTAATGATGAACCCGCTCGCCATAAGGCCTTAGATCTAATTGGAGATCTCTCTGTTTTTGCAAGATCTGGTAGTCAGGGCCTTCCAGTGGCACATATAGTGGCCTACAAG